Genomic window (Roseivirga sp. 4D4):
GAAATGTTGGGTGGCTTTGTCAACAAAGTTTTTAGCGGTTCTTCTCAAAATCTGATCCTACAAGCCTTAGGCAACCAACAACCTAGTCAGGAGGAACTTGACGAAATCCGTGCTATGCTAGACCAGCTTGAAAACAAAAGAAAGAAGAAATGAGAGGCTTAGAAATCATAATGACTTGGACATTGATCCACTCCTTGTGGATAGCCCTTGGCCTTTGGGTTCTCGTCAACCTCCTTTCCTTCTTACTGAAAAAATCAAAGCACAGGAGGGTGTTGAAGATATGGGGGATCTCTATCTTTCTATTACTCACCATTGCTACCCTCTTTTCGAAATCTCCATTACCCATAGCCCAGCAGGGTTTTGGCCTGGTAGAATCACAACCGGTCTACTTTCATTCTCCGACTACTTTGACTGAACAAGTCAAACTCTGGGTGAGTGATAATAGCCTCTTAATCAACATCATTTGGTTAACTGGAATAGGCATTGGTATTGTGCGGTTTATGACTAACCGTAATAGACTTCATCAATGCAAAGCATCAGCAGTCGAAGTTAACGATGATACCACTCTTGGCAAAGTCAGCGAAATGCGCAATACATTAAATGTTTCTCGTTCAGTAAAACTCATGGTGAGCTCGTTGATCAATTCCCCTATGACGATCGGCACGCTGAAACCTATTATATACTTTCCGACAGGTCTTATTTCCGGTTTTTCTTCTGATGAGCTCGACACCATCATCAGGCATGAACTCATGCACATCAAGCATCACGACTATCTGATTAATGCCATTTTAGTCGGTCTTGAGACGCTGTTCTTCTTCAACCCATTTCTCATAATGATCATAAGGGACTTGAGAAGAGAAATGGAATACGCTTGTGACGATGAAGTGATTAAAGTATATGACGAATTGGCCTATAGCCGAGCGCTAATGAGGCTTCAAGAAATTTCAATTTCAAATCAGGTTGCATTGGCAGCCAAAGGCAATAACTCAGAATTTAAAAACAGAATAGAACGTATGATTTATCCAAAGAAAACCAACATTAGCCCAAAGGTCGGCATCATTACTCTCTTACTTACAGCCACTATTATAAGCAGTGCTTTTGTAGGCAAAGCTTCCGTGGCTCCAGAGTCCGTTGAAATAATACCTCAAGACACAAAGCAGGATACCTTGAAAGCAGAATCATGGGATGAAATTAAGCGCTACTTGGCAGGTAAAGATTCTGCCCAATTGGCTCAGGTGGTAATCATGAAAGACGGCAAGCCCGTCAAGTTTATAAGAGGTGTCAATAATGCACTTGCAAAGTCAAAAAAGATGATGGAAGAAGTACAACGCGAACTCGTGAAAGATGGCATTCTCAATGAGAATAAGACCAAGATTACCCTTATGTTTCAGTACTCAGATGTACTGCAAGGAGAAAGAACGCTTGGTAAGCATTACGAGAAGTACAAAGGCATTCTCAACAAGTACTTTCCGGTGTATGACAGCTTTGCCACTACCCGAGTTTTTAGGTACAAACCGAACGGAAACTGATTCATAAAAAATGCCTTGAAACTTCGGGGTTCGGGGCATTTTTTATTCTGGTGTTTTCACATCAGGAAATTCCTTTTTAAAACCTTTCCAATAATCTGCTATAGTCGATTTCATCTCTTTGCGCAACCAAAAGATCCCAACAAGGTTTGGTAGCGTCATTAGCGCAATAGTAATCCCAGAAAGGGTCCATATGATGGTTGTGTCTTGAAAAGAGGCCAAGAAGAAGGCTACTACATAAACCATTCGGAAATACTTGACTGAGCCAGAACCCCAAAGGAAGGTCATTGCACGATCGCCATAGTATGACCATGAAATCGCAGTACTAAAGGCAAACAGCAATAAGCCGATTGATACGATATACTGACCGTAGTCTCCAAAGAATCCTTTGGTGAAAGCTATGGTTGTTAATGGCGCACTATGCACCAGCGATTCGCCTTCAAAGGTTTCGTAAGAATCTACAGGCCTACCTTCTCGAACCAATATTATACCTGTGAAAGGTTCATCAATATCATTCTTCACTGTTACATTCTCGGCCAATGATCTGGCATGAATAATCGTAGCATCAGAAGTGATCTTACCGTTTTCCACATCCAACGGACCATCAAATAATGCCAGCGGACTGACACCTCCAATGTGCTCGGCCAATTGCTTTACACCTTCTTCCGTTTCATCAGTATAGTTTGTTCCAGCTAGAATCTCCATGTCGGCTGCCTGGAAAATATTCTGGTGCTTTTCATTCCAAACACCTGAGGACAACAGTGTCAAACCTGTAATGGTACAAATAATAATCGTGTCAATAAACGGCTCAAGAATTGCCACCATACCCTCTGATACTGGCTCATGCGCCTTAGCTGATGCGTGAGCAATAGGTGCACTACCCTGCCCCGCTTCATTTGAGAATAAACCTCTATTCACCCCACGGTCAAAAGCGTACCAGATGGTACCACCAAGGAACCCTCCTGCGGCTGCAGAACCTGTGAAAATGTCACCCACAATAGCCGCTAATGATGGCAAGAGATTGTCCAGATTAGCAAGAATAACAGCAAAACATCCAATGAAGTAAATCAAGGCCATGGCTGGCACTAACTTCTCAGTAATAGCAGCAATCCGCTTGATACCTCCAATGATTACGATACCCAGCAAGACAGCTAATACGGCTCCCGTAATCCATAACTCAATGCCAAAGGTGGCTTGAATGGAAGTGGAAATACTATTGATCTGAGGAAGACTACCCGTACCAAAAGCGGATAATACGGTAGCAAAAGCAAAGATCACGGCTAGCCATTTCATATTGACTTTATTACCTCTAAAGTCAAAACTCGCATTCTTCATATAATACATTGGTCCACCCGCCATACTACCGTCAGCGGTCTTCTCT
Coding sequences:
- a CDS encoding alanine/glycine:cation symporter family protein; this encodes MQQVDDFLRLIDSYIGSAGWFPFALLGVGLFFTIYLKFPQIRFFGFAIKVVKGKFDRKDDEGDTSHFQALTTALSGTVGTGNIAGVALALHLGGPAALFWMLVTAGIGMCTKFVEVTLSHKYREKTADGSMAGGPMYYMKNASFDFRGNKVNMKWLAVIFAFATVLSAFGTGSLPQINSISTSIQATFGIELWITGAVLAVLLGIVIIGGIKRIAAITEKLVPAMALIYFIGCFAVILANLDNLLPSLAAIVGDIFTGSAAAGGFLGGTIWYAFDRGVNRGLFSNEAGQGSAPIAHASAKAHEPVSEGMVAILEPFIDTIIICTITGLTLLSSGVWNEKHQNIFQAADMEILAGTNYTDETEEGVKQLAEHIGGVSPLALFDGPLDVENGKITSDATIIHARSLAENVTVKNDIDEPFTGIILVREGRPVDSYETFEGESLVHSAPLTTIAFTKGFFGDYGQYIVSIGLLLFAFSTAISWSYYGDRAMTFLWGSGSVKYFRMVYVVAFFLASFQDTTIIWTLSGITIALMTLPNLVGIFWLRKEMKSTIADYWKGFKKEFPDVKTPE
- a CDS encoding M56 family metallopeptidase, translated to MRGLEIIMTWTLIHSLWIALGLWVLVNLLSFLLKKSKHRRVLKIWGISIFLLLTIATLFSKSPLPIAQQGFGLVESQPVYFHSPTTLTEQVKLWVSDNSLLINIIWLTGIGIGIVRFMTNRNRLHQCKASAVEVNDDTTLGKVSEMRNTLNVSRSVKLMVSSLINSPMTIGTLKPIIYFPTGLISGFSSDELDTIIRHELMHIKHHDYLINAILVGLETLFFFNPFLIMIIRDLRREMEYACDDEVIKVYDELAYSRALMRLQEISISNQVALAAKGNNSEFKNRIERMIYPKKTNISPKVGIITLLLTATIISSAFVGKASVAPESVEIIPQDTKQDTLKAESWDEIKRYLAGKDSAQLAQVVIMKDGKPVKFIRGVNNALAKSKKMMEEVQRELVKDGILNENKTKITLMFQYSDVLQGERTLGKHYEKYKGILNKYFPVYDSFATTRVFRYKPNGN